Proteins from a genomic interval of Leptospira bandrabouensis:
- a CDS encoding YheT family hydrolase: protein MTSSNREFKPRRFLEGRHLQTVYNVLFPPDNSLEDEYYSESILIPTNDGSGDLLWLEHNPPLSQIRKKASKWNGHYLLLIHGMEGSSESHYMVSVGKEALNRGYGVVRMNLRNCGRGLGIAKKPYNAGQSEDLEVVLKYIYKHFSRSIFVSGFSLSANMVIKFFGEKREHYSKAFSATSPPLDLKRSCDFIDSRAGNFYRDHFLDTMKEKVTSGVYEITDKMKERVLRSKSFFDFDDFFTAPISGYANVLEYYNICSSIKYLGGIKIPGLIVHADDDPVVPSEVWHEIRWKSFPMLQTVLTEKGGHVGFISDPSPDNPEGRWLPKILLDFFDSQIKS, encoded by the coding sequence TTGACGTCGTCTAACAGAGAATTTAAACCAAGAAGATTTTTAGAAGGTAGACATTTACAAACTGTCTACAACGTACTTTTTCCTCCAGACAATTCTCTTGAGGACGAGTACTATTCAGAGAGTATCCTCATTCCCACAAATGATGGGTCTGGGGATCTGCTTTGGTTAGAACACAATCCTCCTCTCTCCCAAATTCGAAAAAAAGCCTCTAAATGGAACGGACATTATTTACTTCTCATTCATGGAATGGAGGGTAGTTCAGAATCCCATTATATGGTAAGCGTGGGAAAAGAAGCACTAAACCGTGGTTATGGGGTGGTGCGAATGAATTTACGTAATTGCGGTCGCGGCCTTGGGATCGCTAAAAAACCTTACAATGCCGGCCAATCCGAAGATTTGGAAGTTGTCTTAAAATACATTTATAAACATTTTTCAAGATCCATATTTGTTTCTGGATTTTCATTGTCTGCCAATATGGTGATCAAATTTTTTGGAGAAAAAAGGGAACACTACTCGAAGGCATTTTCGGCCACATCCCCACCTTTGGATTTAAAAAGAAGTTGTGACTTTATAGATTCAAGAGCCGGAAATTTTTACCGGGATCATTTTTTGGATACCATGAAAGAAAAAGTAACCTCTGGCGTTTATGAAATCACAGATAAAATGAAAGAGAGAGTGTTACGCAGTAAGTCTTTTTTTGATTTTGATGATTTTTTCACAGCACCAATTTCTGGTTATGCGAATGTTTTGGAATACTATAATATTTGTTCTAGTATCAAATACTTAGGTGGGATCAAAATTCCTGGTCTCATTGTTCATGCCGACGATGACCCGGTGGTTCCTTCGGAAGTTTGGCATGAGATTCGTTGGAAGTCATTCCCTATGTTACAAACTGTCCTTACAGAGAAAGGTGGTCATGTTGGTTTTATCAGCGATCCATCTCCTGACAATCCAGAAGGACGTTGGTTACCGAAGATACTTCTCGATTTTTTTGATTCGCAAATCAAATCGTAA